Proteins encoded by one window of Rhizobium sullae:
- a CDS encoding ParB N-terminal domain-containing protein → MHILKLDPRALNDNPDAARRSKSSPQADALLLATIKSVGIIQPPVVSPQSDGGNGFVIQAGHRRVRQAIAAGLDEIEVLVTDAATDNGAMRSMIANVAFEPLNPVDQWRGIERLVALGWTEEAIAVALALPVRQIRKLRLLANVLPAMLDQMTKGDMPAEQQLRTIAAASLDEQKEVWKAHKPKKGDTAQWWQIANGLSKTRMYARDASFGDDLRQAYGIEWAEDLFGPADEDNRYTTNVEAFLGAQQEWMTSNLPKKGAIVEVNNWGQPDLPKKAERVYGKPGKGDHTGLYLDREGKVQIVHYRLPDAKPAAGKTAAGADGSTGAEENVGGAKLRPDVTQKGHDMIGDFRTDALHEALARAPIEDDMLMALMVIAFAGQNVRVDSGANDHVFGRKCFQRHVARLFTEDGRFSFDMETVRIAARSMLVEVLSCRRGMSNSGVVSRIAGAAIGADGYLQNMGTEDFLTCLSRQALEAAAREARIQPRPRVRETRVALVEHFKADASFVHPDALFAPDPLEVADLMRQADDLDAHDDAEDEGGGSVDAATIGAGDVEDASVSDEHSAKEPELADADIPADTSDEPAEEQSAYGIAAE, encoded by the coding sequence ATGCATATCCTGAAACTCGATCCCCGCGCGCTGAACGACAATCCCGATGCCGCCCGCCGCTCGAAATCTTCGCCGCAGGCCGATGCGCTGTTGCTGGCGACGATAAAATCCGTCGGCATCATTCAGCCGCCGGTCGTGTCGCCGCAGAGCGACGGCGGCAACGGCTTCGTCATCCAGGCAGGCCATCGTCGCGTGCGTCAGGCGATTGCCGCCGGCCTCGACGAAATCGAGGTTCTCGTCACCGATGCGGCCACCGATAATGGCGCGATGCGCTCGATGATTGCGAATGTCGCGTTTGAACCGCTAAACCCCGTCGACCAGTGGCGCGGCATCGAGCGCCTCGTGGCGCTTGGCTGGACCGAGGAAGCGATCGCTGTCGCGCTTGCATTGCCCGTCCGCCAGATCAGAAAACTTCGCCTTCTGGCCAATGTCCTGCCGGCCATGCTGGATCAGATGACCAAGGGCGACATGCCGGCGGAGCAGCAGCTTCGCACGATCGCCGCCGCCTCGCTCGACGAACAGAAGGAGGTCTGGAAGGCGCACAAGCCGAAAAAGGGCGACACGGCTCAATGGTGGCAGATCGCCAACGGCCTTTCGAAGACCCGCATGTATGCCCGCGATGCCAGTTTCGGCGACGATCTGCGCCAGGCCTATGGAATCGAATGGGCGGAAGACCTCTTCGGTCCCGCGGACGAAGACAATCGCTACACCACCAATGTCGAGGCCTTCCTTGGCGCCCAGCAGGAATGGATGACCAGCAATCTGCCGAAGAAGGGCGCGATCGTCGAGGTCAACAACTGGGGCCAGCCGGATCTGCCGAAGAAGGCTGAACGCGTCTACGGCAAGCCTGGCAAAGGTGACCATACCGGCCTTTATCTTGACCGTGAGGGCAAGGTGCAGATCGTGCACTATCGCCTGCCGGACGCCAAGCCTGCCGCTGGAAAGACGGCCGCTGGCGCCGATGGCTCGACCGGGGCCGAGGAGAATGTGGGCGGGGCGAAGTTGCGGCCGGACGTCACCCAGAAGGGCCATGACATGATCGGCGACTTCCGCACCGATGCGCTGCATGAGGCGCTCGCACGTGCGCCGATCGAGGACGACATGTTGATGGCGCTCATGGTCATCGCCTTTGCCGGGCAGAATGTCCGGGTCGACTCCGGCGCCAACGACCATGTGTTCGGGCGCAAGTGTTTTCAGCGGCATGTGGCGCGGCTGTTCACCGAGGACGGGCGGTTTTCCTTCGACATGGAGACGGTGAGGATCGCTGCCCGCTCGATGCTGGTCGAGGTTTTGTCTTGCCGACGCGGCATGTCGAACAGCGGTGTCGTGTCGCGCATTGCCGGCGCGGCGATCGGCGCGGATGGATATCTCCAGAACATGGGCACCGAAGACTTCCTCACCTGCCTGTCGCGTCAGGCGCTCGAGGCGGCGGCCAGGGAGGCGCGTATTCAGCCACGGCCGCGGGTGCGTGAGACGCGCGTCGCACTCGTCGAGCACTTCAAGGCCGATGCGAGCTTTGTCCATCCCGACGCACTGTTCGCGCCCGACCCGCTGGAAGTCGCTGATCTGATGCGGCAGGCCGATGACCTCGACGCGCATGATGACGCCGAGGATGAAGGCGGCGGCAGTGTCGACGCCGCGACGATCGGTGCCGGGGACGTCGAAGACGCCTCTGTCTCCGATGAACACAGCGCCAAGGAGCCGGAATTGGCCGACGCCGACATCCCGGCAGACACCTCCGACGAACCTGCCGAGGAGCAGTCCGCCTACGGCATCGCAGCGGAATAG